Genomic segment of Sphingopyxis sp. QXT-31:
TGGCTGGAACGCGAACTGGGGGCATCGGACCTGCGGGTCGTCGATGCGACGAAATTCCTGGAGGCCGACCGCGACGCGCGCGGCGAATATGAAGCGGGCCACATCCCGGGCGCGGTGTTCATGGACCTCGCCGAGCTGACCGACGCGAACAGCAGCGTCGACAATATGGCGCCCCCGGCGGAGAAATTCGCGAGCCGCATGCAGTCGCTGGGCCTCGGCGACGGCAGCCGCATCGTGCTCTACGACGATAGCCCGCTGAAGAGCGCGGCGCGGGCGTGGTGGCTGCTCAAGCTGTTCGGCGCGCATGACGTGGCGCTGCTCGACGGCGGGCTCGCCAAGTGGAAGGCCGAAGGCCGCCCGCTCGAAATGGGTAAGCAGACCTTGCGCCATCGCCACTTCACCGTGTGGCGCGATGCCAAGGCCGTCCGCACCAAGGACGAAGTGCTGGCCAACCTCGACAGCGGCACCGAGCAGCTGGTCGACGCGCGTTCGTCGGCGCGCTTCACCGGCGAAGAGCGCGACCCGCGCCCCGGCGTCGCGCCGGGCCATATCCCGGGGTCGAAGAGCCTGCCCTATGGCGAACTGTTCAACGCCGACGGCACCTGGAAACGCGGCGACGATCTCAAGGCCGCGTTCGACGCCGCGGGGGTCGACCTCGACAAGGCGCTGGTCACCACCTGCGGCAGCGGCATGACGGCGACCGTCCTGGCCTTCGGCGCGCACCTGCTCGGCAAGGACGACGTCGCGGTCTACGACGGCAGCTGGACCGAATGGGGCGCCGATCCGGCGACGCCCAAGGCGACCGGCGCGGCGTAACGCCCAAGCGCGGCTTTCGGGCCGCGCTGGTTTTTCTTGCTTGCCCGTCCCCGCTGCCCGGCGTTAGTCCGGTTGCATCGGGGCGAGGCAACCTCCCGGTCAGGCATCCGCCCAAGCGTTGCTTTTTCACCCGGCTTTGCCGGCTGGAGAAGCGTGACCGATGACCGAGCTTTCCCCTCCCATCACCCCGAGTTTCGCCGAAGCGGTGCGCGCCTATGCGCGGATCGGCTGTTTGAGTTTCGGCGGCCCCGCGGGGCAGATCGCGCTGATGCACCGCGAATTCGTCGACGAGCGGCGCTGGGTCGACGAGGCGACCTTCCTCCATGCGCTCAATTTCTGTCACCTGCTGCCCGGGCCCGAGGCGCAGCAGCTCGCGACCTGGATCGGCTGGCGGCTGCACGGGCTGCGCGGCGGGCTCGCGGCGGGGCTGCTGTTCATCGTCCCGGGCGCGCTGGTGATGCTCGGCCTGTCGGTCCTCTATGTGATGGCGGCGGGGCTCGACTGGTTCGCGGCGCTGTTCCTCGGGATCAAGGCGGCGGTGCTGGCGATCGTCGTCCAGGCGTTGTTGCGCATCGCCGGACGTGCATTGAAGACGCCTTTGCAGCGCGGGATCGCGGTCGCGTCCTTCGTCGCGATCGCGATCCTGACCTTGCCTTTCCCGGTCGTGATCCTCGGCGCGCTGCTGATCGGCTGGGCGGCGGGGCGCTGGCGACCCGAGTGGCTGAAGCTCGCGCCCGTAGCGATGGCTCCCTCCGCGCCCGCGCGATCGGCGTGGCGGCAGAGCGTTTCGGCGGTGCTCGGCTGGGGCACGATCTGGGCGGCGCCGATGCTGCTGATCCTCGTCACGCTCGGCAAGGAGCATGTGCTGTGGGACATCGGCGTCTTTTTCTCGCAGCTCGCGGTGGTCACCTTCGGCGGCGCCTATGCGGTGCTCGCCTATATGGCGCAGGAGGCGGTGTCGGGTTTCGGCTGGCTCAGGCCCGGCGAGATGGCCGACGGGCTGGGGCTTGCCGAGACCACGCCGGGGCCGCTGATCCTGGTCACGCAGTTCGTCGGCTTCCTTGCGGCCTATCGCGACGCGGCGCCCTTCACGCCCTTCGTCGCGGCGTTGCTCGGCGCGGGGCTGACCCTGTGGGTGACCTTCGCGCCCTGTTTCCTGTGGATCTTCGCCTTCGCGCCGTGGATCGACCGGCTCGAGCGCGCCGCGGGGCTGAAAGGCGCGCTGGCGGCGGTCACCGCGGCGGTCGTCGGCGTGATCGCCAACCTGTCGCTGTGGTTTGCGCTGCACGTGCTGTTCCGACGGCTCGCGCCGAGCGGCTGGGGTTTCGAGGTGCCGGTGTGGGCGTCGGTCGACTGGGCCGCAGTACTGCTCAGCGTGCTCGCGGCGCTGCTGCTGTTCCGCTTCAAGCTCGGGATCCTGTCGATGCTGGCGATCTGTTCGGCCGCGGGCCTCGTGCTCGGGCTTGGCTTTGCCTAGCATCGCGCTAACAGGGGCGCATGAGCAAGAGCGACGACGACAGCCTCCGCCCGGCGACGAAGCTGGTGCAGGGCGGGCGGCGGCCCGAATGGACCGGCGATCCGCGGCTGGGCGGCAGCATCGTCAATCCGCCGGTATGGCGCGCGTCGACGATCCTCTACGACAGCATCGCCGACCTGAAGGCGCGCGGGCATGCGACGCACGACAAGCTCTATTACGGCCGCCGCGGGACGCCGACGGTGTGGGCGCTCGCCGATGCGCTGACCGACATGGAGCCGGGCGCCGAGGGGACGTTGCTTTACCCCTCGGGCGTCGCGGCCAATTCGGCG
This window contains:
- the sseA gene encoding 3-mercaptopyruvate sulfurtransferase, whose protein sequence is MDALVSTDWLERELGASDLRVVDATKFLEADRDARGEYEAGHIPGAVFMDLAELTDANSSVDNMAPPAEKFASRMQSLGLGDGSRIVLYDDSPLKSAARAWWLLKLFGAHDVALLDGGLAKWKAEGRPLEMGKQTLRHRHFTVWRDAKAVRTKDEVLANLDSGTEQLVDARSSARFTGEERDPRPGVAPGHIPGSKSLPYGELFNADGTWKRGDDLKAAFDAAGVDLDKALVTTCGSGMTATVLAFGAHLLGKDDVAVYDGSWTEWGADPATPKATGAA
- the chrA gene encoding chromate efflux transporter; amino-acid sequence: MTELSPPITPSFAEAVRAYARIGCLSFGGPAGQIALMHREFVDERRWVDEATFLHALNFCHLLPGPEAQQLATWIGWRLHGLRGGLAAGLLFIVPGALVMLGLSVLYVMAAGLDWFAALFLGIKAAVLAIVVQALLRIAGRALKTPLQRGIAVASFVAIAILTLPFPVVILGALLIGWAAGRWRPEWLKLAPVAMAPSAPARSAWRQSVSAVLGWGTIWAAPMLLILVTLGKEHVLWDIGVFFSQLAVVTFGGAYAVLAYMAQEAVSGFGWLRPGEMADGLGLAETTPGPLILVTQFVGFLAAYRDAAPFTPFVAALLGAGLTLWVTFAPCFLWIFAFAPWIDRLERAAGLKGALAAVTAAVVGVIANLSLWFALHVLFRRLAPSGWGFEVPVWASVDWAAVLLSVLAALLLFRFKLGILSMLAICSAAGLVLGLGFA